From Cellulomonas dongxiuzhuiae, the proteins below share one genomic window:
- a CDS encoding glycosyltransferase — protein sequence MTETLSPVDPITTAAVPVTTPVTAVVVTRGRTAYLATTLRAVAEQVRRPLRVLLVDVGPETGPPLGPVLEAAFAGAAAPAPRLSTVRAPQARTFGDAVRTGLATLAEALDERPTPWLWLLHDDSAPAPEALARLVRTVSNAPSVAVAGCKQRTWTDPERLLEVGVRTTLSGRRVTDVEPGELDQGQHDGRTDVLGVGLAGSLVRRDVWDVLGGTDPALGPFGDGLDLSRRARLAGHRVVVVPTAVVRHAQAAYHGLRPARGGPAGSDGVVADVDLDGDGEPDAADPTRSFAGRRRALLHSRLAWAPLPLVPFVVLVMLGAAVLRGLGQLAAKRPELAVAELRVALLVLLQPSAVVRARRRSRLTGVVPRRTLRPLQAAWRDVWQQARDRRLARRESRRVVRAPSELELRELAVLATRRRLAVGALVGGLALLSAVAVGRLVGAVAAGGSLVGDALARATTDLGDVWTAATSGWVPGGLGAPGPADPLLVVLVPVAALLGGDLGAAVGVVVLGAVVLSGLGAWAAAGAATRSVGVRAWAACVWACAPALLLAVGSGRLGPVLAHAALPWVALGIVRAVGVQRVDQVLPGVATAVRSEADADADAHAAARAEEAAVRRFGLPEAPAGRHAAPGVGSDAGQVHDEVDVTTPVRGTALPAPRGPVSGALPLARSRAEVTDVTHDSEPRAASDSTAQTGAATAGTTDGTPDGPPRLVGAPDPTGSLAAAAGAALALAVTVAAAPVLLVPAVLLVLVIALALPRGRARSRARVLGVLVPSLVLLAPLLLEVGTRGLDGVRLLLADAGPAAVVAPAPAPARLLGVPADASALVPAGLPDVLASAWPYLAGGVVLVLAVLGLLRGRPVARAVRLCWVVAAVGAAAGAAVAALPAAVAPDAVGPAWTGATVSLTTLGLLGAAVLASDRLTERLARRSFGWRQPVVALGTVVAVVAVACGVVGWAWTARAGDAVALRASAAPVVPVVGQQGASSDASSRVLALGVRADGSVDWSLLRADGDQLVDHAAAVDLRRLTGPLDAPTATDPDAAHAEVDVLAARLVQGAAGDVAADVGALGVGDVLVPGVLGEDPAARSARGRLVAVLDATAGLERVTHDGTGTLWRVRGTAGQAVTSWARIIGSGADPADPRAEAVPVAARGRAVATTLAAGDGPRTLVLAERADDGWRATLDGRELASVDVGWRQAFAVGEDGGRLEVRHEGPYRTPWLAALGATALVTLLLALPFRRRRGVRT from the coding sequence CGACCCTCGCCGAGGCGCTCGACGAGCGGCCGACGCCGTGGCTGTGGCTCCTGCACGACGACAGCGCCCCCGCGCCCGAGGCGCTCGCGCGCCTGGTGCGCACGGTGTCGAACGCCCCCTCCGTCGCGGTGGCGGGATGCAAGCAGCGCACCTGGACCGACCCCGAGCGCCTGCTCGAGGTGGGCGTGCGCACGACCCTCTCGGGACGCCGGGTCACGGACGTCGAGCCCGGCGAGCTGGACCAGGGCCAGCACGACGGGCGCACCGACGTGCTGGGCGTGGGTCTCGCGGGCTCGCTCGTGCGGCGGGACGTCTGGGACGTCCTCGGCGGCACCGACCCCGCGCTCGGCCCCTTCGGCGACGGGCTCGACCTGTCACGCCGCGCGCGGCTGGCCGGGCACCGCGTGGTCGTCGTCCCGACGGCCGTCGTCCGGCACGCGCAGGCCGCCTACCACGGGCTGCGTCCCGCCCGTGGCGGCCCCGCGGGCTCCGACGGGGTCGTGGCCGACGTCGACCTCGACGGCGACGGCGAGCCGGACGCCGCGGACCCGACGCGCTCGTTCGCGGGCCGCCGCCGCGCGCTGCTGCACTCGCGGCTCGCGTGGGCGCCGCTGCCGCTCGTCCCCTTCGTCGTGCTCGTCATGCTGGGGGCGGCCGTGCTGCGTGGGCTCGGCCAGCTCGCCGCCAAGCGGCCCGAGCTGGCCGTCGCCGAGCTGCGCGTCGCCCTGCTCGTGCTGCTGCAGCCGAGTGCGGTCGTGCGCGCGCGGCGCCGTTCGCGCCTGACGGGCGTCGTCCCGCGGCGCACGCTGCGCCCGCTGCAGGCTGCGTGGCGCGACGTGTGGCAGCAGGCGCGCGACCGCAGGCTCGCGCGCCGCGAGTCGCGCCGTGTCGTGCGGGCGCCGAGCGAGCTCGAGCTGCGCGAGCTCGCGGTCCTGGCCACGCGCCGTCGCCTGGCGGTGGGCGCGCTGGTCGGCGGCCTCGCCCTGCTGAGCGCCGTCGCGGTCGGCCGGCTCGTCGGCGCCGTGGCAGCCGGTGGTTCGCTCGTGGGCGACGCGCTCGCCCGCGCGACGACGGACCTGGGTGACGTGTGGACGGCCGCCACCTCGGGCTGGGTCCCCGGCGGGCTGGGCGCGCCGGGCCCCGCCGACCCTCTGCTCGTGGTGCTGGTGCCCGTGGCCGCGCTGCTCGGGGGAGACCTGGGTGCGGCGGTGGGCGTCGTCGTGCTGGGGGCCGTCGTGCTGTCCGGCCTGGGCGCCTGGGCGGCGGCCGGCGCCGCGACGCGCTCGGTCGGCGTGCGCGCCTGGGCGGCGTGCGTGTGGGCGTGCGCGCCCGCGCTCCTGCTCGCGGTCGGCTCGGGCCGTCTGGGCCCGGTCCTGGCCCACGCGGCCCTCCCGTGGGTCGCGCTGGGCATCGTGCGTGCCGTGGGTGTGCAGCGTGTGGACCAGGTGCTCCCGGGCGTCGCGACGGCCGTGCGCTCGGAGGCCGACGCGGACGCCGACGCCCACGCCGCCGCGCGCGCCGAGGAGGCGGCGGTCCGTCGGTTCGGGCTCCCGGAGGCCCCGGCGGGACGGCACGCCGCGCCGGGCGTCGGCAGCGACGCCGGGCAGGTGCACGACGAGGTGGACGTCACCACCCCGGTGCGCGGCACCGCGCTGCCGGCGCCGCGCGGCCCGGTGTCCGGAGCGCTGCCGCTCGCGCGTTCGCGGGCCGAGGTGACCGACGTGACGCATGACAGCGAGCCGCGGGCCGCGTCCGACAGCACGGCGCAGACCGGGGCCGCGACCGCCGGGACGACGGACGGCACGCCCGACGGCCCGCCGCGGCTCGTCGGCGCGCCCGACCCGACCGGGTCGCTCGCAGCAGCGGCCGGTGCCGCGCTGGCGCTCGCGGTCACGGTCGCCGCCGCTCCCGTCCTGCTCGTTCCCGCGGTCCTGCTGGTCCTCGTCATCGCCCTGGCGCTGCCGCGCGGCCGCGCACGGTCGCGCGCCCGGGTGCTCGGCGTCCTCGTGCCCTCGCTCGTCCTCCTGGCGCCGCTGCTCCTCGAGGTCGGTACGCGGGGCCTCGACGGTGTGCGGCTGCTGCTCGCCGACGCGGGACCCGCGGCCGTCGTCGCGCCGGCCCCAGCGCCCGCGCGCCTGCTGGGTGTGCCGGCCGACGCGTCGGCGCTCGTGCCCGCGGGCCTGCCCGACGTCCTCGCGTCCGCGTGGCCGTACCTGGCCGGCGGCGTCGTCCTCGTGCTCGCGGTGCTGGGGCTGCTGCGCGGACGGCCCGTCGCGCGCGCCGTGCGGCTGTGCTGGGTCGTGGCGGCGGTCGGTGCCGCCGCGGGTGCCGCCGTCGCGGCCCTCCCGGCGGCCGTGGCGCCGGACGCGGTCGGGCCGGCCTGGACGGGTGCGACCGTGTCGTTGACCACGCTCGGCCTGCTCGGTGCCGCCGTGCTGGCCAGCGACCGGCTCACGGAGCGCCTCGCGCGCCGCTCGTTCGGCTGGCGCCAGCCCGTCGTCGCGCTGGGGACCGTCGTCGCCGTCGTCGCGGTGGCGTGCGGCGTCGTCGGCTGGGCCTGGACCGCGCGCGCCGGTGACGCCGTGGCGCTGCGGGCCTCGGCCGCACCGGTCGTGCCCGTCGTGGGGCAGCAGGGCGCGTCGTCCGACGCGTCGTCACGCGTGCTCGCGCTCGGGGTGCGGGCGGACGGGTCGGTCGACTGGTCGCTCCTGCGGGCCGACGGCGACCAGCTCGTCGACCACGCCGCCGCCGTCGACCTGCGGCGCCTCACGGGGCCGCTCGACGCACCCACGGCCACCGACCCCGACGCCGCGCACGCCGAGGTGGACGTGCTGGCGGCCCGTCTCGTGCAGGGCGCCGCGGGGGACGTCGCGGCCGACGTCGGCGCGCTCGGTGTCGGTGACGTGCTCGTGCCCGGCGTCCTGGGGGAGGACCCTGCGGCCCGCTCGGCACGCGGCCGGCTCGTCGCGGTGCTCGACGCCACGGCCGGGCTCGAGCGCGTGACGCACGACGGCACCGGGACGCTCTGGCGCGTGCGCGGCACCGCGGGGCAGGCCGTCACGAGCTGGGCACGCATCATCGGGTCCGGCGCGGACCCGGCCGACCCGCGGGCCGAGGCGGTGCCGGTCGCCGCCCGGGGTCGTGCGGTCGCCACGACGCTGGCCGCCGGTGACGGTCCGCGCACCCTCGTGCTGGCCGAGCGGGCCGACGACGGCTGGCGTGCCACTCTCGACGGCCGGGAGCTGGCGTCGGTGGACGTCGGCTGGCGGCAGGCGTTCGCCGTCGGTGAGGACGGTGGACGGCTCGAGGTCCGCCACGAGGGGCCGTACCGCACGCCGTGGCTCGCAGCGCTGGGCGCGACCGCGCTCGTCACGCTCCTGCTGGCCCTGCCGTTCCGACGTCGCCGAGGGGTGCGCACGTGA